The Nerophis lumbriciformis linkage group LG34, RoL_Nlum_v2.1, whole genome shotgun sequence genome includes a window with the following:
- the gtf2h5 gene encoding general transcription factor IIH subunit 5, whose translation MVNVHKGVLVECDPAMKQFLLFLDETMALGKKFILKDLDDTHVFILSEVVQTLQERVGELMDQNSFPVTQK comes from the exons ATGGTCAACGTGCACAAAGGTGTTCTTGTTGAATG CGACCCTGCCATGAAACAGTTCCTCCTGTTCCTGGATGAAAccatggccctggggaagaagttTATCTTAAAGGACTTGGACGACACACACGTGTTCATCCTGTCAGAGGTGGTCCAGACCCTGCAGGAGAGAGTGGGAGAGCTCATGGACCAGAACTCCTTTCCCGTCACACAGAAATGA
- the serac1 gene encoding protein SERAC1: protein MSASALRFIHYRRLSSVVVPGLNKVLRWKDLRKVAKVTGAIVFGGCLFITYEVAALDKAVTIDTSVILQEKYKSYIYLRTSPSDEKDNLAAGLTQKTRRELHKAARRFLEISSRLLLQSLDERLSHVDADPHEVALWVLLKKTQSDNGAARIQAVQDLADNHHWHDYQYQTAAQVIDQRTAVGLARTPWADLRFFLPGPALPDLNDSFSAEDGLRQLLASLPQSEVDKCVQYFTSQALRESTHSLAAQRGGLWCFGGNGLPYAQSLTSVPSEKVESFCLQALVQHSKVQSHCDHIVSNGGLQLLQRVYQLRRDSQKIQRNIVRIIGNLALNESIHKAIVQSGWVSVLAEMMQSPHVMQASHAARALANLDRETVKEKYEDGVYILHPQTRDKQPIKADVLFIHGVLGAAFKTWRQKDKSVLEEENTKDGGDDYTECWPKSWLAADCPHLRVLSVEYDSHLSDWMAQCPAENQRKSLASRSQELLKKLKMAGVGDRPVIWVAHSMGGLLVKKMLIDASEDPDMQDLLRNTKGILFYSVPHHGTFMAEYSVNVRYLLFPSIEVQELCKDSPALRDLNENFLNIAKGEQIKVLSFAETLPTNIGPMIKILVVPAQSANIGIGDLIEVDVDHLSICKPEKKESFLYKRSLQFIQETLQSSISH, encoded by the exons ATGTCTGCATCTGCCCTGCGTTTTATCCACTATAGGAGATTGAGTTCAGTTGTGGTGCCTGGTCTCAACAAGGTGCTCCGTTGGAAGGATTTAA GAAAGGTTGCCAAGGTAACAGGTGCAATTGTGTTCGG AGGCTGCCTTTTTATCACATATGAGGTGGCGGCCTTAGACAAAGCTGTGACCATAGACACCAGTGTGATCCTTCAAGAGAAGTACAAGTCTTACATTTATCTGCGAACCAGTCCCTCGGATGAAAAGGATAACCTTGCTGCAG GGCTCACTCAGAAGACAAGGAGGGAACTCCACAAAGCAGCGAGACGGTTTCTAGAAATATCCTCACGGCTTCTGCTTCAGTCATTGGATG AGCGACTAAGTCATGTAGATGCAGACCCACATGAGGTGGCGCTGTGGGTCCTACTAAAAAAGACACAATCCGACAATGGGGCCGCCAGAATACAAGCTGTGCAGGACCTTGCAGACAATCACCACTGGCATG ACTACCAGTATCAGACCGCTGCCCAGGTTATAGACCAAAGAACCGCAGTGGGCCTCGCTCGGACTCCATGGGCCGACCTGCGATTCTTCCTCCCTGGGCCTGCACTTCCTGATCTTAATGAT AGTTTCTCAGCAGAGGACGGTCTGAGGCAGCTGCTCGCTTCTCTGCCACAGTCCGAGGTGGACAAGTGTGTTCAGTATTTCACGTCGCAGGCCCTCAGGGAGAGCACGCACTCGTTAGCAGCGCAGCGG GGTGGCCTGTGGTGTTTTGGTGGCAACGGGCTGCCCTACGCCCAGAGCCTCACCTCTGTTCCCTCTGAGAAGGTGGAGTCCTTCTGCCTACAAGCCCTAGTGCAGCACTCCAAG GTTCAAAGCCACTGTGACCACATAGTGTCCAACGGGGGTCTCCAGCTTCTTCAAAGGGTTTACCAGCTCAGGAGAGACTCCCAGAAGATTCAGAGGAACATTGTGCGAATCATTGGAAACCTGGCGCTCAATGAGAGCATTCACAAGGCCATCGTACAATCGG GATGGGTGTCGGTCCTGGCCGAGATGATGCAATCTCCTCACGTCATGCAGGCGTCCCATGCAGCTCGCGCCCTCGCCAACCTAGACAGGGAGACGGTGAAAGAAAAGTATGAAGATGGGGTCTACATTCTACACCCGCAAACACGCGACAA ACAGCCAATTAAAGCAGACGTGCTGTTTATCCACGGTGTCCTGGGGGCAGCCTTTAAGACATGGCGCCAGAAGGACAAAAGCGTGTTAGAGGAAGAGAACACCAAAGATGGCGGGGATGATTACACAGAGTGTTGGCCAAAG TCATGGTTAGCTGCTGATTGTCCACATCTGAGGGTGTTATCAGTGGAATATGATAGCCACCTCAGTGACTGGATGGCTCAGTGTCCTGCTGAGAATCAAAG GAAGTCCTTGGCCAGCAGAAGCCAAGAGCTGCTGAAGAAGCTAAAGATGGCAGGGGTTGGAGACAGACCGGTGATCTGGGTAGCTCACAGTATGGGAG GCTTGCTTGTGAAAAAAATGCTAATTGATGCCTCTGAAGACCCAGACATGCAGGACCTGTTAAGGAACACCAAGGGCATTTTGTTCTACAGTGTACCTCATCACGGCACCTTTATGGCAGAATACTCAGTCAATGTCCGATATCTCCTCTTCCCCTCCATCGAAGTCCAAGAGCTTTGCAAAG ACTCACCAGCCCTGCGCGACCTGAACGAGAACTTCTTGAACATAGCCAAAGGGGAACAAATTAAGGTGTTAAGCTTTGCAGAGACGCTTCCCACAAACATCGGTCCTATGATCAAGATACTGGTGGTGCCAGCACAGTCAGCAA ACATTGGCATTGGGGACCTGATTGAAGTGGATGTGGATCATCTGAGCATCTGCAAGCCAGAGAAGAAGGAGTCATTCTTGTACAAGCGCAGCCTTCAGTTCATCCAGGAAACATTGCAGAGCTCCATCAGCCATTGA